The following proteins are co-located in the Marinomonas profundi genome:
- a CDS encoding L-lactate permease: protein MNTVIAGLPILLLMWAMTKRNAIPSHIALPVTALLIALIQWLLFEADLVLLMANVVAGILSVLTPISIVAGAILLNRVLHFSGAEAVLSQWLKSISRNKVAQLMIIGWAFAFMIEGASGFGTPAAIAAPILVGLGFPAIPVAIFALVMNSVPVSFGAVGTPIWFGLSGLSLSETQLMEIARQTALLNSIAALVIPFIALRFLLGWQEIRHNAGFILLSVLSCTLPYMLFAQWNYEFPALIGGAIGLALNVWLAKKRIGLSVSTEVELPDRVMKTRSVVKVFVPFALLIVILIVTRVPQWGIKEVLNTMSPLWGWQLGAAEFEISKALVLSLNNILGTGVSWQYKSLYVPAVIPFLLVVLVCVPLFGMSRTLVMASLRDTGQRLLLPMVSLMGALVMVNLMMQGGSQAPMLLLAQAFAGWLGDSWGYAAALLGALGSFFSGSATVSNLTFGGIQLGIAEKVGLPITLVLALQSAGAAMGNMVCINNIIAVSTILGVSNKEGFIIKRTIIPMLAYALVAALFSLVWLH from the coding sequence GTGAATACAGTGATAGCAGGGTTGCCAATTTTATTATTAATGTGGGCAATGACAAAGCGTAATGCGATACCCTCTCATATTGCCTTGCCCGTCACGGCGCTGTTAATTGCCTTGATTCAGTGGCTTTTGTTTGAAGCGGACCTTGTGTTGTTAATGGCGAATGTGGTGGCGGGTATCTTGTCTGTGCTGACGCCGATTTCGATTGTGGCTGGCGCTATTTTGTTGAACCGGGTGTTGCATTTTTCTGGTGCTGAAGCCGTGTTGAGCCAGTGGCTAAAAAGCATCAGCCGTAACAAAGTGGCTCAGTTGATGATCATTGGTTGGGCGTTTGCCTTTATGATTGAAGGCGCATCAGGTTTTGGTACGCCAGCGGCGATTGCGGCGCCTATTTTAGTCGGTTTAGGCTTTCCTGCTATTCCTGTGGCGATTTTTGCATTAGTGATGAACTCTGTGCCTGTGTCTTTTGGGGCGGTCGGGACGCCCATTTGGTTTGGTTTGTCGGGCTTATCATTGTCCGAGACACAGCTTATGGAGATCGCTAGGCAAACGGCTTTATTGAACAGTATCGCGGCCTTGGTGATTCCTTTTATTGCGTTGAGATTTTTGCTTGGATGGCAGGAAATTCGACACAATGCCGGTTTTATTTTGCTGAGCGTGCTTTCTTGTACGCTGCCTTATATGTTGTTTGCGCAATGGAACTATGAATTTCCGGCACTCATCGGTGGTGCGATTGGGTTGGCATTAAATGTGTGGTTAGCGAAAAAACGCATCGGCTTATCTGTGTCTACAGAAGTTGAATTGCCTGACAGAGTGATGAAAACCCGTAGTGTGGTGAAGGTTTTTGTACCCTTTGCTTTATTGATTGTTATTTTGATTGTCACGCGTGTGCCACAGTGGGGAATAAAGGAGGTGCTCAATACCATGTCGCCATTGTGGGGATGGCAATTGGGTGCGGCGGAGTTTGAAATAAGCAAAGCCTTAGTGCTAAGCCTTAATAATATCTTGGGGACGGGAGTGAGTTGGCAATATAAAAGTCTGTATGTTCCCGCCGTGATTCCGTTTCTGCTGGTGGTATTGGTGTGTGTGCCTTTATTTGGTATGTCACGGACATTGGTTATGGCTTCGTTACGAGACACAGGGCAGCGTTTGCTTTTGCCTATGGTGTCTTTGATGGGGGCGTTGGTCATGGTGAACTTGATGATGCAAGGCGGCAGTCAAGCGCCTATGCTGTTGTTGGCTCAAGCTTTTGCTGGATGGTTGGGTGATAGTTGGGGTTACGCGGCGGCGCTGCTTGGCGCGCTTGGGTCGTTCTTTTCTGGCTCGGCAACTGTATCGAATTTAACCTTTGGTGGGATTCAGCTAGGCATTGCTGAAAAAGTAGGCTTGCCTATTACCTTGGTTTTGGCGCTGCAGTCGGCAGGCGCAGCGATGGGAAACATGGTGTGTATTAATAACATTATTGCGGTATCGACGATTTTGGGCGTAAGCAACAAAGAAGGCTTTATTATCAAGCGAACCATTATCCCGATGTTGGCTTATGCGTTGGTGGCGGCGTTGTTTTCGCTGGTGTGGCTGCATTAA
- a CDS encoding EAL domain-containing protein, which produces MKQKDFRKLGCTECSTGCDLGFDFTMAFQPIINSQTKTVFAQEALVRGLNQEGAFHVFQNVNDTNRYRFDQSCRVKAIKLAAKLNIHQHSFLSINFLPNAVYKPELCIRTTLNAAEEYHFPKEKIIFEFTENEQITDSSHLESIIQHYQQQGFLTATDDFGSGFNGLNQLADLKTDITKIDMALIKNIDQDKKRQIIVRNLVNLFNELNMLVVVEGVETKAEYHTLQEMGLHLFQGYYFARPSFESLAEINWD; this is translated from the coding sequence ATGAAACAAAAAGACTTTCGAAAACTAGGTTGCACAGAATGCTCAACTGGCTGTGACTTAGGTTTTGACTTCACCATGGCATTTCAGCCAATCATTAACAGCCAAACTAAAACCGTCTTCGCTCAAGAAGCCCTCGTTCGAGGCTTAAACCAAGAAGGCGCTTTTCACGTTTTCCAAAACGTCAACGACACGAACCGCTATCGTTTTGACCAAAGCTGCCGCGTCAAAGCAATCAAATTAGCGGCCAAACTGAATATTCACCAGCACAGCTTTCTCAGTATCAATTTTTTACCGAATGCCGTATATAAGCCTGAACTCTGCATCCGAACCACGCTAAACGCGGCCGAAGAATACCATTTTCCCAAAGAAAAAATCATTTTCGAATTCACCGAAAACGAACAAATCACCGACAGCAGCCACTTAGAATCCATCATCCAGCACTATCAGCAACAAGGCTTTCTTACTGCAACGGATGATTTCGGCTCTGGGTTTAATGGTCTAAATCAACTTGCGGACCTAAAAACCGACATTACCAAAATCGACATGGCATTGATCAAAAACATCGATCAAGACAAAAAGCGCCAAATCATTGTACGTAATTTAGTAAACTTATTTAACGAACTTAACATGCTCGTGGTCGTGGAAGGTGTCGAAACAAAAGCTGAATACCATACATTACAAGAAATGGGGCTTCATCTGTTTCAAGGTTACTACTTCGCTCGCCCAAGTTTTGAATCCCTTGCCGAGATCAACTGGGATTAA
- the gdhA gene encoding NADP-specific glutamate dehydrogenase, translated as MTYVHQTISDLKRTSPAQSEFYQAVEEVLDSLGPVLEGNDRYQKQAIIQRIVEPERQIMFRVPWVDDKGNIQVNKGYRVEFNSALGPYKGGLRFHPSVNASIIKFLGFEQIFKNALTGLPIGGGKGGANFDPKGRSDGEIMRFCQSFMTELYRHIGPTTDVPAGDIGVGAREIGYMFGQYKRLTGRYEGVLTGKSLLWGGSLVRKEATGYGAVYFAQYMLEARGGLLEGKKCLISGAGNVAIYTIEKLYQLGAIPVSCSDSRGTIYHQAGIDLDLLKELKEVRGVSLVEYLQKHSDAQYIPKSDYPADGHAVWRFKADAAFPCATQNELTLEDAQALLANGCVVVSEGANMPSTQAAVDAFIEANIAYGPGKAANAGGVATSQLEMAQNASMQNWTFEQVDDKLKVIMKNIFNAANDTAIEFGQPGNLVLGANIAGFRRVAEAMIEQGVV; from the coding sequence ATGACTTATGTTCATCAAACCATTTCTGACTTGAAACGTACCAGTCCTGCTCAATCTGAATTTTACCAAGCGGTAGAAGAGGTGCTGGACTCACTTGGACCCGTGTTAGAAGGCAATGATCGCTATCAAAAACAAGCGATAATACAACGTATCGTTGAGCCTGAACGTCAAATTATGTTTCGTGTGCCTTGGGTAGATGACAAGGGTAATATTCAAGTCAATAAAGGTTACCGTGTTGAATTTAACTCTGCACTTGGCCCCTATAAAGGCGGCTTACGTTTTCATCCTAGTGTTAATGCCAGCATCATTAAATTTTTAGGCTTCGAACAAATCTTTAAAAATGCGTTAACAGGGTTGCCTATTGGTGGCGGTAAAGGCGGCGCTAACTTCGATCCTAAAGGCCGTTCCGATGGCGAGATTATGCGTTTTTGCCAATCATTTATGACCGAATTATATCGACATATTGGCCCAACCACGGATGTTCCTGCGGGTGATATCGGCGTTGGCGCACGAGAAATTGGCTATATGTTTGGACAATACAAACGTTTGACTGGCCGTTATGAAGGCGTGCTGACCGGGAAAAGTTTGCTTTGGGGTGGTTCTTTAGTTCGTAAGGAAGCAACAGGTTACGGCGCAGTGTATTTTGCTCAGTATATGCTAGAGGCTCGTGGCGGCTTGTTGGAAGGTAAAAAGTGCCTAATTTCAGGGGCAGGTAATGTTGCTATTTATACGATTGAAAAGCTTTATCAGCTTGGTGCGATACCGGTTAGTTGTTCGGATTCACGTGGCACGATTTATCATCAGGCAGGCATCGATCTTGATTTGTTAAAAGAATTAAAAGAAGTGCGTGGCGTCAGCTTGGTTGAGTATTTACAAAAGCATAGTGATGCTCAATACATTCCAAAGTCGGATTATCCAGCGGACGGTCATGCTGTATGGCGCTTTAAAGCGGATGCCGCTTTTCCTTGTGCTACACAGAATGAACTGACGTTAGAAGACGCTCAGGCATTGTTGGCCAATGGTTGTGTCGTTGTGAGTGAAGGCGCGAACATGCCATCTACTCAAGCGGCGGTGGATGCCTTTATTGAGGCGAACATCGCGTATGGTCCAGGCAAGGCCGCTAATGCTGGTGGGGTTGCTACTAGCCAGTTAGAAATGGCACAAAATGCGAGCATGCAAAACTGGACGTTTGAGCAGGTGGATGACAAGCTGAAAGTGATCATGAAAAATATTTTCAATGCAGCGAATGATACTGCTATAGAGTTTGGTCAACCTGGTAACCTTGTATTAGGTGCGAATATCGCGGGCTTTAGACGCGTCGCAGAAGCCATGATTGAGCAGGGTGTTGTATAG
- a CDS encoding NAD-dependent epimerase/dehydratase family protein, producing the protein MTAKRILFTGGSGKAGRHAVAYLLDQGHRVLNVDLVPLDHPRVDNLIADITDSGQMFNAMSSYAGFDELEPGTGVPTFDAVVHFAAVPRILINPDNETFRANTLGTYNVIEAAVKLGIKKVIIASSETTYGICFSDGQTNPHCLPLEEDYDVDPMDSYGLSKVVNEKTARSFQRRSGIDIYALRIGNVIEPHEYAELFPNYFENPEVRRRNAFCYIDARDLGQIVDLCLQKDGLGFQLFNAGNDHNGAIIPTQQLAERFYPNVPMTREMGEHEALFSNRKIREVLGFKEQHNWRKYVEAPSE; encoded by the coding sequence ATGACAGCGAAGCGTATATTGTTCACAGGTGGATCAGGAAAAGCGGGAAGACATGCGGTTGCGTATCTTCTAGACCAAGGTCATCGAGTGCTTAATGTTGACTTGGTGCCTTTGGATCACCCGCGCGTCGATAATCTTATTGCCGATATTACCGATTCCGGCCAAATGTTTAACGCCATGAGTTCCTATGCCGGTTTTGATGAATTAGAGCCTGGTACTGGGGTGCCAACATTTGATGCCGTGGTGCATTTTGCCGCCGTACCAAGAATCTTGATCAACCCAGATAATGAAACCTTTCGAGCGAATACCCTAGGAACCTACAACGTTATTGAGGCTGCGGTGAAGCTTGGCATTAAAAAGGTGATTATTGCCTCGTCTGAGACCACGTACGGTATCTGTTTTTCAGATGGTCAAACCAATCCGCATTGCTTGCCGTTAGAAGAGGATTACGATGTTGATCCTATGGACAGCTACGGATTATCTAAGGTGGTGAACGAAAAAACCGCGCGCAGTTTCCAACGTCGTTCAGGCATTGATATTTACGCCCTGCGCATTGGTAATGTGATAGAGCCACATGAATACGCGGAGCTGTTTCCGAACTATTTCGAAAACCCTGAAGTGCGTCGCAGAAATGCCTTTTGTTACATTGACGCCCGTGATCTGGGGCAAATTGTTGACTTATGCTTGCAAAAAGACGGTTTAGGTTTCCAACTCTTTAACGCTGGTAATGATCACAATGGCGCGATTATTCCTACCCAACAATTAGCCGAGCGCTTTTATCCTAATGTGCCAATGACTCGTGAAATGGGCGAGCACGAGGCCTTGTTTTCGAACCGTAAAATCCGCGAAGTGCTAGGATTTAAAGAGCAACATAACTGGCGTAAATATGTTGAAGCGCCAAGTGAGTGA
- a CDS encoding pseudouridine synthase — MRLDKFICKSTELCKHQAIQCILAGEVSVNGKLVTNEATQVHENNTVLLSGSKLKARDFRYILMNKPASTVCSNIDEVYPSLFNYLPVDSVSELHIAGRLDADTTGLVLITDDGRWSFYITQPRHDCAKVYRVRLSRDIPPESANDLVMQFERGLPLQGEKRLTRPAKLNIIAPKEVLLTITEGKFHQVKRMFAAVGNKVVSLHREQIGDICLDVDVGQWRFLSKNEVESFITKSIN; from the coding sequence ATGCGCCTAGATAAGTTTATTTGTAAAAGCACCGAGTTATGTAAACACCAAGCGATCCAATGTATTTTGGCTGGGGAGGTGAGTGTTAATGGCAAGCTTGTGACCAATGAAGCGACTCAGGTGCATGAAAACAATACGGTGCTGTTGAGTGGTAGTAAGCTGAAGGCGCGCGATTTTCGTTATATTTTGATGAATAAACCCGCGTCGACGGTCTGTTCTAATATCGATGAAGTCTACCCATCCTTGTTCAACTATTTGCCTGTGGATAGCGTTTCAGAGCTGCACATTGCTGGTCGCTTGGATGCCGATACGACAGGTTTGGTGTTGATCACTGATGACGGGCGCTGGTCCTTTTATATTACACAGCCGCGCCATGATTGCGCTAAAGTGTATCGTGTTCGGTTGTCTCGAGACATCCCCCCAGAATCAGCCAATGATTTAGTCATGCAATTTGAACGTGGCTTACCGCTTCAAGGTGAGAAGCGGTTAACACGACCCGCCAAATTAAACATTATTGCTCCGAAAGAAGTGCTTTTAACCATCACGGAAGGCAAATTTCATCAAGTAAAACGCATGTTTGCCGCCGTTGGTAATAAAGTGGTGAGCTTGCATCGAGAGCAAATCGGCGATATTTGCCTTGATGTTGACGTTGGGCAATGGCGTTTTTTGTCAAAGAATGAGGTAGAGTCTTTCATTACTAAGTCAATTAATTGA
- a CDS encoding VC0807 family protein produces the protein MNSTPAHKPRPMVDLIVSVILPSFILMKLSGEDKLGVSGGLILALAFPLGWGLFELVKYRKFNFIALLGLVSVLLTGSIGLFELDNKWLAIKEAAIPAVIGLAVLVSTFTPYPLVRALLFNAAIMDVEVIQKKLEENNSVAAFEDKLMKATYFVAGSFAFSATMNYILAKWIVTSPAGTAAFNEELGQMTLYSYPMIAIPSMVMMMAIFYYLWRSIHKATGLKLEDLMVKK, from the coding sequence ATGAATAGTACTCCTGCACACAAACCTCGCCCAATGGTCGATCTTATTGTTAGTGTTATTTTACCGTCTTTTATTTTGATGAAGCTAAGCGGTGAAGATAAATTAGGCGTGAGTGGCGGCCTTATTCTTGCGCTTGCTTTTCCACTTGGTTGGGGGCTTTTTGAGCTAGTCAAATACAGAAAATTTAATTTCATTGCGTTATTGGGCTTGGTGAGTGTTTTGCTGACAGGCAGTATTGGTCTGTTTGAACTTGATAATAAATGGTTGGCGATCAAAGAAGCGGCTATTCCTGCTGTGATAGGACTTGCTGTGCTGGTATCTACTTTTACGCCTTATCCTTTGGTGAGAGCCTTGTTGTTTAACGCGGCTATTATGGATGTAGAGGTTATCCAAAAGAAGTTAGAAGAGAACAACAGCGTTGCGGCTTTTGAAGATAAGCTAATGAAGGCCACCTATTTTGTTGCCGGGTCTTTTGCCTTTTCCGCCACGATGAATTACATACTCGCTAAATGGATTGTGACCAGTCCAGCAGGCACGGCCGCTTTCAATGAAGAGCTGGGTCAGATGACATTGTATAGTTATCCGATGATTGCCATTCCCTCTATGGTGATGATGATGGCGATCTTTTATTACTTGTGGCGCAGCATTCACAAAGCTACGGGCTTGAAGTTAGAAGATTTAATGGTGAAGAAATAA
- a CDS encoding ZIP family metal transporter, whose protein sequence is MKLFLLPWLPRFGVRKLIGSTILLLGAYTALEQFVLLLQQHSHVRYAFYAGAIAAAATAAGALPALFLHHLSQKLHDVMLGFGAGVMLAACMFSLIIPALALLTDSGATAWYGSGSVGLAILLGGAFMLLLERLVPHEHFIKDEDRLHGQTLRRSWLFVFAIALHNIPEGLAIGASFASGDILAATALATGISIQDIPEGLVVAMALLAVGYGRILAVTIAVLSGLTEPVMAVIGAALLGESSLLLPWGLALAAGAMLFVISHEMIPESHRQGHELAATKGLMLGFVLMMLLDTALG, encoded by the coding sequence ATGAAGTTATTTTTGTTGCCATGGCTGCCGCGGTTTGGTGTTCGTAAGCTAATAGGAAGCACGATTTTATTATTGGGGGCTTATACCGCGCTGGAGCAGTTTGTTTTGCTGCTTCAACAGCACTCTCATGTGCGCTATGCCTTCTATGCTGGTGCTATCGCGGCGGCGGCAACGGCCGCAGGCGCATTGCCCGCCTTATTTCTACATCATTTATCGCAAAAATTGCATGATGTGATGCTAGGGTTTGGGGCGGGGGTGATGCTGGCGGCTTGCATGTTTTCGTTGATTATTCCGGCTTTGGCGTTGCTAACGGATAGTGGTGCGACGGCTTGGTATGGCTCTGGCAGTGTAGGATTGGCTATTTTGCTGGGCGGTGCTTTTATGTTGTTGTTAGAGCGTCTGGTGCCACATGAGCATTTTATTAAAGACGAAGATCGTTTGCATGGTCAAACTTTGCGACGTAGCTGGTTGTTTGTGTTCGCTATTGCTTTGCACAATATTCCAGAAGGCTTGGCCATCGGGGCGTCTTTCGCCAGTGGTGATATTTTGGCGGCAACGGCCTTGGCGACAGGGATTTCAATACAAGATATTCCTGAAGGTCTGGTGGTGGCCATGGCTCTGTTAGCGGTGGGGTATGGTCGAATACTGGCGGTGACGATTGCGGTTCTATCCGGATTAACGGAGCCTGTTATGGCGGTGATTGGCGCAGCGCTGTTGGGAGAGTCTAGTCTGCTGTTACCTTGGGGCTTGGCACTGGCTGCTGGGGCTATGTTGTTTGTGATCAGCCATGAAATGATCCCAGAGTCCCATCGTCAGGGACATGAGCTTGCGGCAACGAAAGGCCTGATGTTAGGGTTCGTTTTGATGATGTTGCTTGACACGGCATTGGGGTAA
- a CDS encoding superoxide dismutase: MTFTLPTLPYAYTALAPHIDALTMEIHHSRHHQTYVNGLNAALEGSAYTNWPVERLLLDIKTLPENLQGAVRNHGGGHANHSLFWLVMSPEGGGEPKGPLAEAIQQSFGSFDAFKQRFIQAALSRFGSGWAWLVKDSQGELQVTSSANQDSPLMDGLTPILGLDVWEHAYYLQYQNKRPDYVAAFFNVVNWPQVALWYQESA, translated from the coding sequence GTGACTTTTACCTTGCCTACTTTACCCTATGCCTACACAGCGTTAGCGCCGCATATCGATGCGTTAACCATGGAAATCCATCATAGTCGACATCACCAGACGTATGTAAATGGTCTAAATGCGGCTTTAGAGGGGAGCGCTTATACGAATTGGCCTGTTGAGCGTTTATTGCTTGATATTAAGACATTGCCAGAAAACTTGCAGGGGGCGGTGCGTAACCATGGCGGTGGTCATGCGAATCATAGTCTGTTTTGGTTGGTCATGTCACCAGAGGGCGGTGGCGAACCCAAAGGGCCATTGGCGGAAGCCATTCAGCAAAGTTTTGGCAGTTTTGACGCGTTTAAGCAGCGCTTTATTCAGGCCGCGCTGAGTCGATTTGGCAGTGGCTGGGCTTGGTTGGTGAAAGATTCACAAGGCGAGTTGCAGGTTACTAGTAGCGCCAATCAAGACAGTCCGTTAATGGATGGATTAACGCCCATATTAGGGTTAGATGTGTGGGAGCATGCCTATTATTTGCAGTATCAGAATAAGCGCCCAGACTATGTGGCGGCTTTTTTTAATGTTGTTAATTGGCCGCAAGTGGCTTTGTGGTATCAGGAGTCAGCATGA
- a CDS encoding sensor domain-containing diguanylate cyclase has protein sequence MFRLNLQKLFLLLTVLAVLFTFANSYYTTYQVQKQRLIDSTLEANRVYAAKLAETTNNSLESSQKQLAYSAAVLAKDFTNEALLNEEVKRLFQQSNYFNSVSIVNSKAIVAAIFPLTIPVKGNTLSDGARQSFNTRKPLVTDPFIAPTGRYLASVSHPIYHENGDYLGYIAGTIYLNQDNMFFKLLGQHPYNDGSYLYVVSRQREIIYHHDQHRIGQHIENNPVLNAAVDGQWGSSIVVNSLGIPMIAGYAHIERAGWGIVAQRPFENSMAELDIQLMEVVLRSLPILLLTLLLIWLASRYITKPLQALADHAKDMDKSDAEHNINQIKAWYFEAFELKQATLRGLSTLNSKIYQLNEDSYTDPLTQLYNRRGLESVLSQWEEQKLSFAIIALDIDHFKLVNDTFGHDVGDEVLQNLSAIIRRSSNTKAILCRNGGEEFLILLPATSPHLAYRHAEKVRIEIAAFNMPTAGKITVSLGISFWDADSDNSIKTALKTADTALYQAKRQGRNCSVIAE, from the coding sequence TTGTTTCGTTTAAATCTACAAAAACTCTTTTTATTACTAACGGTATTAGCCGTCTTATTCACTTTTGCCAATAGCTATTACACCACCTACCAAGTTCAAAAACAGCGACTAATAGACTCGACGCTAGAAGCCAACCGAGTGTATGCAGCCAAACTGGCAGAAACCACCAATAATTCCTTAGAAAGCTCACAAAAACAATTAGCGTATAGCGCGGCGGTGTTGGCCAAAGACTTTACCAACGAAGCACTATTGAACGAAGAAGTAAAAAGGCTCTTCCAGCAGTCTAATTATTTTAACTCTGTCTCCATTGTGAACTCCAAAGCCATTGTCGCCGCTATATTCCCTCTCACTATTCCGGTGAAAGGGAATACTTTGTCAGATGGCGCACGCCAATCCTTCAACACTCGCAAACCTCTAGTTACCGACCCATTTATTGCTCCTACTGGTCGATATTTGGCCAGCGTTTCACACCCTATTTACCACGAAAACGGTGATTACCTCGGCTACATTGCCGGTACCATTTACTTGAATCAAGACAATATGTTTTTTAAATTACTCGGACAACATCCTTACAACGATGGGTCGTATTTATACGTTGTAAGCCGACAACGAGAAATTATTTATCATCACGATCAACACCGTATTGGTCAACACATTGAAAATAACCCGGTACTAAATGCTGCTGTAGACGGCCAATGGGGCAGTAGCATAGTCGTTAACTCATTAGGCATTCCAATGATCGCAGGCTATGCCCATATTGAGCGAGCAGGATGGGGGATCGTAGCGCAGCGCCCTTTTGAAAATTCCATGGCGGAACTCGACATACAACTTATGGAAGTTGTCCTCAGAAGCTTGCCCATATTGCTTTTAACCCTGCTGTTAATTTGGCTCGCCAGCCGTTACATCACTAAACCGCTACAAGCCTTGGCAGACCACGCTAAAGATATGGACAAAAGTGATGCTGAACATAACATCAATCAAATTAAAGCATGGTACTTTGAAGCATTCGAATTAAAACAAGCAACGTTACGGGGACTAAGCACATTAAATAGCAAAATCTATCAGCTCAATGAAGACAGCTATACCGACCCACTAACCCAACTTTACAACCGTAGAGGCTTAGAAAGCGTGTTAAGCCAATGGGAAGAGCAAAAACTCAGCTTCGCTATTATTGCGCTGGACATTGACCATTTTAAATTAGTAAACGATACATTTGGACACGATGTGGGCGATGAGGTTCTACAGAACTTATCGGCCATTATACGTCGCAGCTCAAACACCAAAGCCATATTGTGTCGTAACGGGGGAGAAGAATTTCTCATTTTATTACCCGCCACATCGCCCCACCTAGCGTATCGACACGCAGAGAAAGTGCGCATAGAAATAGCAGCATTTAATATGCCCACTGCAGGAAAAATCACCGTATCCTTAGGCATCTCGTTTTGGGATGCCGACAGTGACAACAGCATAAAAACAGCCCTCAAAACAGCGGACACCGCTCTCTATCAAGCCAAGCGCCAAGGCCGAAACTGCAGCGTTATTGCTGAATAA
- a CDS encoding M23 family metallopeptidase, translating to MKDNITVSVSSIHGTKHFSFGKKTRHTAKFISYTIFIVILLTAGIIYYLVNDAESSKLKLLELENKSSSLTKELTSLTALKISLEQDLSEREERMLVVADRLDDLEKVLGMGDQNNVELKSRLDTATMNSSMRVAMLTQIPSGAPVKNARTSSSYGERQHPVLGIKKFHRGQDFAVNTGTPIYAPADGTVEVIRPSNKGSGNFLRLLHGYGFSSSYSHLNKFAVSRGDFVKKGDLIAYSGNSGLTSGPHLHYEIRFIGRALDPKPFLDWHVDNFDTIFARVGGIQWESLVGKIETRVSQQLQLSSQQAVQLTGTLK from the coding sequence ATGAAAGACAATATAACGGTATCCGTTTCTTCAATTCATGGGACAAAGCACTTTAGTTTTGGTAAAAAAACACGCCATACGGCTAAATTTATTAGCTATACGATTTTTATTGTTATTTTGCTCACCGCAGGCATCATTTATTACTTAGTGAACGATGCGGAATCATCAAAACTTAAATTGCTTGAGCTAGAAAATAAGTCTTCCTCATTAACCAAAGAATTAACCTCGCTTACCGCCTTAAAAATAAGTCTAGAGCAAGATTTATCAGAACGTGAAGAGCGCATGCTCGTGGTTGCCGACCGGCTGGACGACCTGGAAAAAGTATTGGGCATGGGCGACCAAAACAATGTCGAACTTAAATCTCGGCTAGACACCGCCACCATGAACTCTTCCATGCGGGTGGCCATGTTAACGCAAATACCGAGCGGCGCTCCGGTAAAAAACGCCCGAACCTCTTCTAGCTATGGCGAGCGACAACACCCAGTCCTTGGTATAAAAAAGTTCCATCGAGGACAAGACTTTGCGGTGAACACAGGAACCCCCATCTACGCGCCAGCTGATGGCACAGTAGAAGTGATACGACCAAGCAACAAAGGTTCAGGCAATTTTTTGCGTTTATTACACGGATACGGCTTCTCCAGCTCGTACTCTCATTTAAACAAATTCGCCGTTAGTCGTGGGGACTTTGTAAAAAAGGGTGATTTGATCGCCTATTCAGGTAACAGCGGCCTCACGTCAGGACCGCATTTGCACTATGAAATCAGGTTTATAGGACGAGCATTAGACCCCAAGCCATTTCTGGATTGGCATGTCGACAACTTTGATACAATTTTCGCAAGAGTGGGAGGAATACAGTGGGAATCTTTAGTGGGCAAAATAGAAACAAGAGTCAGTCAACAACTACAACTCTCATCGCAGCAGGCTGTTCAATTAACGGGCACCTTAAAGTAG
- a CDS encoding bactofilin family protein — MGIFSGQNRNKSQSTTTTLIAAGCSINGHLKVENYLQIDGHVEGQIEVANQLKISESGNVLGEIITERLIVNGSFEGTCHANHVDILSNGRVSGIVYSDNLSIEPGGKFTGVTHPSEKMASKPEIKAPEIKAPEIKTKETQHLDKKVALISNDPPLT; from the coding sequence GTGGGAATCTTTAGTGGGCAAAATAGAAACAAGAGTCAGTCAACAACTACAACTCTCATCGCAGCAGGCTGTTCAATTAACGGGCACCTTAAAGTAGAGAATTACCTACAAATTGATGGCCATGTTGAAGGTCAAATAGAAGTAGCCAATCAACTAAAAATCAGTGAATCTGGCAACGTACTAGGCGAAATCATTACCGAACGCCTCATCGTTAATGGCAGCTTTGAAGGCACTTGCCATGCAAATCATGTTGATATTTTGAGCAATGGACGAGTCAGCGGCATAGTTTACAGCGACAATCTGAGCATTGAGCCTGGTGGGAAATTCACTGGGGTGACTCATCCTTCTGAAAAAATGGCTTCAAAACCTGAGATAAAGGCACCTGAAATAAAGGCACCTGAAATAAAGACAAAAGAAACTCAACACTTAGATAAAAAAGTCGCCTTAATTAGTAATGACCCGCCTTTAACCTAA